The genomic DNA GCGTTTGCGGCCACCTAATTTCCCTACCATTCGCATTTCGCAACTGGCAGCCCTTATCTTTCAAACGGAAGGACTGTTTTCAAAAATTCTGGAAATTGAATCCGCTGAAGAACTTAAACAATTGTTTAAGGTAAAAGCCTCGGAATACTGGGATACACATTACAACTTCAATAAATTATCGAAAAATACCCAACCAAAGGAACTGGGTGATACAGCAGCGCACATTCTGATTATCAATGTTATCGTTCCCTTTTTATTTGTGTACGGCGAAAAACAAAACAAGCACCAGTTAAAAAACCGTGCGCTCGGGTTTCTCGAAAACCTTCCGGCCGAAAGCAATTCTATCATTTCAAAATGGGCGGATCTCGGTGTTCAGGCGCGCTCTGCTTTTGATTCGCAAGCTTTACTTCAACTAAAAAACTATTACTGCGAATCAAAAAAATGTTTAAATTGCCAATTAGGGGTGAAATTAGTTTCATCAGTATAAAATCAGGACGACTAACATGCTAACAAGTAGCCAACAGTATAATAAATTTCAAGCGGTTTCGAGCAAAACCGTTAAAATCGGGATAGGTCTGCTTCTCTCGATTTTAATTTTTGGCTCAGCGGGATATTATTACATCGAGGGAATGAACCTGCTCGACAGTGTGTACATGACCGTTATTACCATTTCCACAGTTGGTTTTAAAGAAGTTGGTTCGCATCCCTTAACCCCCGATGGAAAAATTTTTACTATTGCTTTAATTATTATGAGTCTGGGTAGTTTGGCGTATGTAGGCTCAAATATGGCACGTTTTGTTTTCGATGGAGAATTGGCTAACTATATAAAAACGTACAGGGTGGATAAAAAAATTGCAAAATTAAAAGACCACGTAATTATTGTGGGATATGGCCGAAATGGTGAACAGGCAGCCATGGAACTGGCTGAAAATGAGGTAGAGTTTGTTATCCTTGATAAACGCGACAATGTTATATCACGAATTCGGGAGAACGAAAACCTTTTGTATATAAAGGGCGATGCAACCCACGAAGAAACGTTGGAGCAAGCCGGTATTAACAGAGCACGTGCGTTAATTGCCACTACTCCAAACGATGCCGATAATGTTTTTGTAGTACTAACTGCCCGAAGCATGAACCCGGGACTTACCGTTATCAGCCGCGCTTCGGAACTGGAGAGCCAAATGAAATTAAAACGTGCCGGCGCTACCAATGTAATTATGCCTGAACGCATTGGAGGCCAACGTATGGCAAAGCTGGTTCACCAACCCGACGTGGTTGAGTTTATCGAATATATTTTGTTGCAAAAATCGCAGGATGTTACGCTGGAAGAAGTTCCATGTAAAAATCTGGCGCAACGTTTTGTAGGTAAATCAATTGCCGAACTTAAGGTTCGCGAAACAACAGGTGCCAACATTATTGGAATAAAAATAAGTGGCGCACGTTACGTCTTTAATCCCGATCCGCAAATGATACTTTCGCGAAACGACCAGCTTTTTGTTTTGGGAAATCCGACCCAGATAAAACGGCTGAAAGAAGTAATGCAAAGCGAAGCTAAGTTAATTAAGTAATTATGCCCAAGTCTAAATATCTGTCTATCTCCCTAATAGCACTTTCTAGTTTTATTTGTTTCCTAAAAGCTGAAGCTCAAATAATTCAGTTTCGTGGCCCCAACCGCGATGGTATTTTCCCCGAAAAAGGTTTGTTAAAACAATGGCCCGAAAATGGCCCTGAAACATTGTGGGTTGCCGAAAACCTTGGAAAAAGTAATGCATCAACCATTGCCACCAAAAACAGAATTTACACCACTGGAAATATCGATTCACTGGAATATGTGAGTTGCCTCGATTTGCAGGGACATATTCTCTGGCAAAAACCGTATGGAAAAGCCTGGATAAACTCTTATCCTGAAGCACGTTGCACTCCAACGCTGGAAGATAATCGTTTGTACCTGTTATCGGGGTTGGACCAGATGGCCTGCCTAAATGCGCAAACCGGTGAAACGATTTGGAAAGTTGATTTGCACGAGAAATATCAAAGTGACTGGGACATGTTTGGAGTTTCCGAGTCGCCACTTTTGGTGGATGACAAAATAATTGCATCGATAGGTGGAGAAACAGCAATGGTTGTGGCGCTTGATAAAATGACCGGTGAGTTGGTCTGGAAATCGGAAACGATGCATGCAAAACGGTCGAACATTACACCCGCTCTGATTAAACATTGCGGTAAAAAATACATTATTACGGCCAACCAAACCCACGTTATCAGCCTGAGCGCCGAAACCGGAGAAATTATGTGGAGTTTTCAGCATAATTACCTCAGCGAAAACGGAGATAACACAACCATTTTAACCAACGTTCCTACTTATCACGACAGCTGTTTGTGGATTACAAGCGGTTGGGATGTTAAGTCGTCGATGCTACAAATCGCTCCCGATGGAAAATCGATCAGCGAAAAATTTGCCGATCAAACTTTTGATAATGCCAACCATGGAGTAGTACTGATTGATGGTTTTCTTTACGGCTCGAACTTCACAGGCCGGCAAAGCGGAAAGTGGGTGTGCATGAACTGGGACACCGGCGAAATTGTCTGGATTGGCGACTTTCATAACAAAGGACCTATTATTTCAGCAGAAGATATGTTATATCTGTGCGACGAAAAACGGGGCAACATCGCACTGGCTAAAGCAAACCCGAAAAAGTTTGAACTGGTTAGTGAGTTCAAAATAGAATATGGCTCAGGGCCATACTGGTCGAGGCCGGCCATTTATAACGGAATGCTTCTGGTGAGGCATGGCGAAGTACTGGTAGCATACAACATTCGGGAAAATATTTAACTTTAACCCCCGGTTTTTTATAATCCTGACAACTGCAAAATACAATTTTGTATTTTTATGTCTTTGTTTTATGAAAAAGATCAAATTTGAATACCGTATTACTTTACTCTACCTCCTTATCGGTGGACTTTGGATCATTTTCTCCGATCGGTTTCTGCTATCGGTAACCAGCAACCAGGAAATTCTGACCAAATTTCAAACCTATAAAGGGTGGTTTTATGTGGCTACTACCTCGGTACTCTTGCTCCTACTTTTAAAATCGCACCTGATAAAATTACGAAAAGCAGAAGCCGAGGCGAAAAAAAGCAACGCTTTAAAAACAGCTTTTCTACAAAATATTTCGCACGAGATAAGAACTCCGATGAATAGTATCGTTGGCTTTTCTGATATTCTGAACACCCAGGAGTTTAATGAGCAAGAAGTAAATCAGTACCTGGCCATCATTCGAAACAGCTCAAATCAACTGCTATATATCGTTAATCAAATCCTTGATATTTCAATGATTGAATCGGGAAATGTAAAAGTATTCAACAACACTTTTGCCCTGAACAATATGATTGATGAAATAGATGCAGCTTTTAAACCCACTGTAAAGGATTCGATAAAATTTGTAGCGGAAAAAGGATTGAGTGATGAAAAAAGCTACATTGTTACTGATGCCGGAAAACTTCGGCAGGTAATTATGAATTTGCTCAATAACGCCAATAAATATACGGAAGCAGGCACCATAAAATTAAGCTATACGCTTGAAAATAATAGGCTGAAGTTTACCATCGAAGACTCCGGGATTGGCATTTCACCCGAAAAACAGCAATACATCTTTCAACGTTTTCAAAAGGCACATAACGAACATAAAGAATTTTACGATGGTGTTGGTTTGGGACTTTCAATCTGTAAAGGTAACATCGATCTGCTAAAAGGTGATATTGGCTTTACTTCTGCCATTGGAAAAGGTACCGTGTTCTATTTTCGTATTCCCTACTCTCCGGCTTCGCGATAAACAAATCGCCCTTCAAAAACCTTTAACATAGTTTAGTTTTTTTTCAGTAACCTTAAAACAAGTAATTCCGACCTTTGTACTGAAAACTAAACAAAAAATGAAACGAGCATGTAAAATGGGACACCCAACAAGGTTATTAAAACGCGTGCGAGTTACATACTATACCGCTAAAAGCAAACAATTTTAATAGTATGAAACGAGCATGAGAAAGTTTTCACACCTGGTCGAATCATTAAATTCATGCGAGTTCCATCTTATTCCTTAGAAAACGAACAACTTTAATAAGATGAAAACATTAACCATTCTGTTAGCCATTACCTGTTGTAATATTATTTATGCCCAGGACTCGCCCACCTTTATCCTTGAAGGAAAAACGGTAAACAACGAAGGGCTTCCAATTGCCGATGTGTATGTAATTAACCCAAGAACGTTAGAAAAAGACATTACAAGAGCCAACGGGGTTTTTAAACTTGCTGTTAGCGCTCAGGACTCACTGATTTTCTCACACATCTCTTATTTTCGGATATCGGTTCAGGTGTATAATTTGCTGCAGAATCCGATCGTTAAAATGGAATCAGAAGACGTCCAAATTCCTGAGGTAATAGTTAGTCCGGAGCGAAAAACCGACACAGAACGCGCACAGGAAAACCTCAATTTTTTAAACGACTACAAACCCCTTAAATACAACAAAATGAAACCGGAGAGCGATCCAACTACAACAATAATGACCGAACACAACCGGTTGATGCGAACCGAAGCCGCGTCGGTGAGTTTATTACCGATTTTGGGTGTTCCGCTAAAAGCGATTGACAAGGCTGTTCAAAAACGGAAAAAACGTAAAATGTACCACACAGATTATTATTCTACCCGAAAAGTGGTTAAACCACCAATAGAGGAAAAAGAAGAAGCACCGGACGAAGACAATTAACCTTCCGGCTCTGCATCGAATCGTTCGATAAAGTCGGTTGACAGTACCCGGAACTCCGTTCTACGGTTAATTGCACGGGCAATTTCCTGCTGTGCTTCAGGCAATTTCAGAATAAACTCTTCAGTTAGCTCATCACCGCGTTTTAAAAAATCGTACTGATTGGCTAATTTTCGCGTCACCGTTTTTGGCCAGGTTTCGCCATAACCTTTCGCTACCAGACGATTCGGGTTTATTCCCTTTTCAATCAGGTAATCCACCACACTTTGTGCACGTTTTTGCGACAGGTCGAAGTTAAACTGATCACTTCCAACATAATCGGTGTGCGCCATTAACTCAATGGTAATGGTTGGATTAAAAACCAATATCTGAACCAGGGTATCGAGTGCTGTTTTCGAACTTTCGAGTAATTCCCAGCTGCCAAACTCGTAATTAATATTATCAACTTTTATCGGCGCATCGGTTGGCGTGAGGTTCATGGTAAAGCGAAAATCCTTACTGTCCTCCATTCCGATGGTATTTACCGCCGCTTTATCGCGCAGGAAACCATCTTTAAACGCCGCAAAAATATATTCAGTCTCAGGTTTCAGTTTCATTTTAAACTTACCGCCGCGGGCACGAATTTTCAGGTTGGTACCGTCGGTTCCGATTACACGCATGGTCGATCCATCCAGATGTGATGCCGTTTCTTTATTAAAAACATCAATTTCTATCTGATAAACTTTGGGAGGCACTAAAAATGAATAAATATCATCGCCGCGTGATCCTTTCCTGTTCGAAGTGAACATTCCTTTGTTTTCGCCGCTTACGAAAGCAATACCAAAATCGTCGGAAGGCGAATTCATTGGCGATCCCATATTTTCAACCACCAAAATTCCATCGTCGTTTGTGTACGCATGATAAAGATCGAAACCTCCCTGCCCGATGTGGCCGTTCGAGGCAAAATAAAGATCTCCGTTATCGCGTACAAAAGGGAACATTTCATCAGCCGAAGTATTTACGGCGGGGCCAAGATTTACCGGTCTTCCAAAAGATCCACCGTCAACAGTTGCCTTCCAAATGTCTTTTCCGCCCTGGCCACCGGCCATATCCGAAACAAAATAAATCTCCGTTCCATCGGGGCTTAGTGCGGGGTGTGCAGCAATAATACTGTCGCCAACAATTTGCAATTTTATTGGCCCCGACCACGTACCCCGCGACTGAGTAGTGGAGTATAATTCGGCTCCCATGGGCT from uncultured Draconibacterium sp. includes the following:
- a CDS encoding potassium channel protein, which encodes MLTSSQQYNKFQAVSSKTVKIGIGLLLSILIFGSAGYYYIEGMNLLDSVYMTVITISTVGFKEVGSHPLTPDGKIFTIALIIMSLGSLAYVGSNMARFVFDGELANYIKTYRVDKKIAKLKDHVIIVGYGRNGEQAAMELAENEVEFVILDKRDNVISRIRENENLLYIKGDATHEETLEQAGINRARALIATTPNDADNVFVVLTARSMNPGLTVISRASELESQMKLKRAGATNVIMPERIGGQRMAKLVHQPDVVEFIEYILLQKSQDVTLEEVPCKNLAQRFVGKSIAELKVRETTGANIIGIKISGARYVFNPDPQMILSRNDQLFVLGNPTQIKRLKEVMQSEAKLIK
- a CDS encoding PQQ-binding-like beta-propeller repeat protein encodes the protein MPKSKYLSISLIALSSFICFLKAEAQIIQFRGPNRDGIFPEKGLLKQWPENGPETLWVAENLGKSNASTIATKNRIYTTGNIDSLEYVSCLDLQGHILWQKPYGKAWINSYPEARCTPTLEDNRLYLLSGLDQMACLNAQTGETIWKVDLHEKYQSDWDMFGVSESPLLVDDKIIASIGGETAMVVALDKMTGELVWKSETMHAKRSNITPALIKHCGKKYIITANQTHVISLSAETGEIMWSFQHNYLSENGDNTTILTNVPTYHDSCLWITSGWDVKSSMLQIAPDGKSISEKFADQTFDNANHGVVLIDGFLYGSNFTGRQSGKWVCMNWDTGEIVWIGDFHNKGPIISAEDMLYLCDEKRGNIALAKANPKKFELVSEFKIEYGSGPYWSRPAIYNGMLLVRHGEVLVAYNIRENI
- a CDS encoding HAMP domain-containing sensor histidine kinase; this encodes MKKIKFEYRITLLYLLIGGLWIIFSDRFLLSVTSNQEILTKFQTYKGWFYVATTSVLLLLLLKSHLIKLRKAEAEAKKSNALKTAFLQNISHEIRTPMNSIVGFSDILNTQEFNEQEVNQYLAIIRNSSNQLLYIVNQILDISMIESGNVKVFNNTFALNNMIDEIDAAFKPTVKDSIKFVAEKGLSDEKSYIVTDAGKLRQVIMNLLNNANKYTEAGTIKLSYTLENNRLKFTIEDSGIGISPEKQQYIFQRFQKAHNEHKEFYDGVGLGLSICKGNIDLLKGDIGFTSAIGKGTVFYFRIPYSPASR
- a CDS encoding OmpA family protein produces the protein MKQVKLAVFVFIIIFLSGCGSARYGRDATLSQDIGEYYKAIEKYRKARKNEKNRQKRIEYAYQLAECYRAIGLYDYAAQNYKFAIRLGYDDMEALLHYADMLRITQKYEEAYETYRTYLDSIPGDQRALDGVEAMQKTQEWVANPTRHIINPIKEINSRESDFAPVFVGGRDNEIYFTSSREASTGKKESMITGQKYTDIYRATFGIQRQKWEKPRLLDESMIINTGDEEGAVTLNATGEEMIFTRCRYDKSQPMGAELYSTTQSRGTWSGPIKLQIVGDSIIAAHPALSPDGTEIYFVSDMAGGQGGKDIWKATVDGGSFGRPVNLGPAVNTSADEMFPFVRDNGDLYFASNGHIGQGGFDLYHAYTNDDGILVVENMGSPMNSPSDDFGIAFVSGENKGMFTSNRKGSRGDDIYSFLVPPKVYQIEIDVFNKETASHLDGSTMRVIGTDGTNLKIRARGGKFKMKLKPETEYIFAAFKDGFLRDKAAVNTIGMEDSKDFRFTMNLTPTDAPIKVDNINYEFGSWELLESSKTALDTLVQILVFNPTITIELMAHTDYVGSDQFNFDLSQKRAQSVVDYLIEKGINPNRLVAKGYGETWPKTVTRKLANQYDFLKRGDELTEEFILKLPEAQQEIARAINRRTEFRVLSTDFIERFDAEPEG